The following are encoded together in the Triticum dicoccoides isolate Atlit2015 ecotype Zavitan chromosome 6B, WEW_v2.0, whole genome shotgun sequence genome:
- the LOC119326117 gene encoding uncharacterized protein LOC119326117, whose amino-acid sequence MQARVVVFPIRGRAWCFARPRPVLPATSASASAAGNGALPPPPTLKDLWSGVSAGGRTAPENAEAVADFVADKMNRAWIGFGSAPEGSVKRRIHSFGLKLLSRVRPSETLLKSLTKDVSMLEIVHPASINPRLVRRRLRHIAVRGAAIHKKYLYGSICMLPITSVFMVLPLPNIPFFWTLFRAYSHWRALQGSERLHLLVSDCSGEGKILLEKKNGMSTRKDDDSQYAPWNFQPSQKLDGFLKRRGLDEGLDCDTISRICQTYDLDKVDVLKYRDLEWPSSASRTT is encoded by the exons ATGCAGGCCCGCGTCGTCGTCTTCCCCATCAGGGGCCGCGCCTGGTGCTTCGCCCGCCCGCGCCCCGTCCTCCccgccacctccgcctccgcctccgccgcgggcAACGGCGCTCTCCCGCCGCCCCCTACCCTCAAGGACCTCTGGAGCGGAGTCTCCGCCGGCGGCCGCACGGCGCCGGAGAATGCCGAGGCCGTGGCCGACTTCGTCGCGGACAAG ATGAACAGGGCGTGGATTGGTTTCGGCAGCGCGCCGGAGGGATCAGTAAAGAGGCGGATCCACAG CTTTGGGTTAAAGCTGCTTTCGCGGGTGCGGCCGTCAGAGACTCTGTTGAAGTCACTGACCAAGGATGTCTCCATGCTTGAAATCGTCCACCCTGCAAG TATAAATCCTCGTCTCGTGCGCCGACGCCTGCGGCACATTGCTGTTAG GGGTGCAGCTATTCACAAAAAATATCTGTATGGCAGCATTTGCATGCTTCCAATAACGAGCGTTTTCATG GTGCTGCCTTTGCCAAACATACCATTTTTTTGGACGCTGTTTCGGGCTTATTCTCACTGGCGAGCTCTCCAG GGAAGCGAGAGACTCCACTTGCTAGTTTCAGACTGCTCAGGTGAAGGGAAAATACTTCTCGAGAAGAAAAATGGAATGAGtacaagaaaggatgacgactcacAGTATGCTCCTTGG AACTTTCAGCCATCACAGAAGCTCGATGGGTTCCTTAAGAGGAGAGGCTTGGATGAGGGTCTGGATTGCGACACTATTTCAAGGATATGCCAGACGTACGACTTGGACAAGGTTGATGTCCTGAAGTACAGGGATCTGGAGTGGCCTAGCTCAGCTTCTCGCACTACCTAG